From a region of the Apibacter sp. B3706 genome:
- a CDS encoding RagB/SusD family nutrient uptake outer membrane protein yields the protein MKKIILLATVLSSLISTVSCSDDFTDPQLQQTDVIDETPITTLGQLETFMNGTYALMRSQYYYGCNYVVFGEVRGSDEMFSTGSSGRYQTVSQFTMNATDSYASETWKRIYRVISNANIVINATITDGTSEEKIDEIKSQAYAIRAWAYFDLIKLFGQKYTQDKNLGVPLILDNTTNPATFAVSRATLDECYAQIESDFQQAYEKSVYNIDVKQKLTKGAIAGLMSRYYLYKEDYTNVYKYAGEVTAQYAPIDKGLYVTSWRIEGLNSIFELAYGVAGAIGTSSVGYIFSSEGYANTRLNPSLVAAYDPEDIRAKIKKDSKDKTGMLRQNSSKNATYIEGKYPLLTGESNQKLVRYEEIALNQAEAILMGGGGSTAEALELVNGIRAQRGITPLTTITMDDVKEERRKELVGEGFRVWDLLRWNKTLTRIDLTGEQDITFPVGDFRLAFPIPQSEIDNNAGMNKDQQNKGY from the coding sequence ATGAAAAAGATTATATTATTAGCAACTGTTTTATCATCATTAATTTCAACCGTATCATGCTCAGATGATTTTACAGACCCACAATTGCAACAAACCGATGTAATAGATGAAACGCCCATTACTACTTTGGGTCAGCTGGAAACATTTATGAACGGAACTTATGCCTTAATGAGATCCCAATATTATTACGGATGTAATTATGTAGTTTTCGGAGAAGTTAGAGGAAGTGATGAAATGTTCTCAACAGGTTCTTCCGGAAGATATCAGACAGTTTCTCAATTTACCATGAATGCAACCGACAGTTATGCAAGTGAAACATGGAAAAGAATCTATCGAGTAATATCCAATGCAAATATTGTCATAAACGCAACTATAACAGATGGAACTTCGGAAGAAAAAATTGACGAAATTAAATCACAAGCCTATGCAATCCGAGCTTGGGCATATTTCGATCTCATAAAATTGTTTGGACAAAAATATACACAAGATAAAAATTTAGGTGTTCCCTTAATTTTAGACAATACAACCAATCCGGCAACATTCGCTGTATCAAGAGCAACCTTAGATGAATGTTATGCTCAAATCGAATCTGATTTTCAACAAGCCTATGAAAAATCAGTATATAACATTGATGTTAAACAAAAATTAACTAAAGGAGCGATAGCCGGATTAATGTCGAGATACTATTTATACAAAGAAGACTATACTAATGTATATAAATATGCCGGTGAAGTTACGGCTCAATATGCACCTATTGACAAAGGTTTATATGTAACCAGTTGGAGAATAGAAGGGCTTAACTCAATATTTGAATTAGCTTATGGCGTTGCAGGGGCTATTGGTACTTCAAGTGTAGGTTATATTTTTTCATCAGAAGGATATGCCAATACCCGATTAAACCCAAGTTTAGTTGCAGCATACGACCCTGAAGATATCAGAGCTAAAATCAAAAAAGATAGTAAAGACAAAACCGGAATGTTGCGTCAAAATTCTTCCAAAAATGCAACCTATATTGAAGGTAAATATCCGTTATTAACAGGAGAATCCAATCAAAAGTTAGTAAGATATGAAGAAATAGCCTTAAATCAGGCAGAAGCCATATTAATGGGAGGAGGAGGTTCTACTGCTGAAGCCTTAGAATTAGTAAACGGCATTAGAGCCCAAAGAGGAATTACTCCATTAACAACAATAACCATGGATGATGTAAAAGAAGAGAGAAGAAAAGAATTAGTAGGAGAAGGATTCAGGGTTTGGGATTTGTTAAGATGGAATAAAACCTTAACAAGAATAGACTTAACAGGAGAACAAGATATTACTTTCCCTGTTGGAGACTTCAGATTAGCTTTTCCGATACCGCAATCCGAAATTGATAATAATGCAGGAATGAACAAAGATCAACAAAATAAAGGGTATTAA
- the nusA gene encoding transcription termination factor NusA — protein MDSIELIESFADFKDEKNIDRITLMAIVEESMKTVLRKRYGSDDHFDVIVNPDKGDLEIYLNRKIVEDEMSEDDLLEIEISEVRKIDPSFEVGEEYTQKIELNELGRRNILAFKQVLNTKIAEYDNSNLYEKFKSIEGEIVSGEVHYIRHKQVILMDEDQNDMILPKENQIPSDFFRKGETVKAVVEEVGFKGGKPLIILSRTSPKFLEKLFEFEIPEIYDGLITIKKTVRIPGEKAKVAVESYDDRIDPVGACVGMKGSRIHSIVRELRNENIDVISYTNNQQLFIQRALSPAKVSSMELDEENKHAVVFLRPEEVSKAIGKGGQNIKLASWLTGYEIDVRRDEPEEEDIELTEFSDEIESWIIEELKKVGLDTARSVLEKDVNDLLELTDLEEETIIDVIRILKEEFEE, from the coding sequence ATGGATAGTATAGAGTTAATAGAATCATTTGCAGATTTTAAAGACGAGAAAAATATAGATAGAATTACTTTAATGGCAATCGTTGAAGAATCAATGAAAACCGTTTTAAGAAAGAGATATGGTTCAGATGATCATTTTGATGTTATTGTTAACCCGGATAAAGGGGACTTGGAGATATATTTAAATAGAAAAATCGTTGAAGATGAAATGTCTGAAGATGATTTGTTAGAAATAGAAATCAGTGAAGTTAGAAAAATTGATCCAAGTTTTGAAGTAGGAGAAGAATATACCCAAAAGATTGAATTAAACGAATTAGGAAGAAGAAATATTCTTGCATTCAAACAAGTATTGAACACAAAAATAGCCGAATACGATAACTCTAATTTATATGAAAAATTCAAATCAATAGAAGGAGAAATTGTAAGCGGTGAAGTCCATTATATTCGTCATAAGCAGGTTATCTTAATGGATGAAGATCAAAATGACATGATACTTCCCAAAGAAAATCAAATACCATCCGATTTCTTCAGAAAAGGAGAAACCGTAAAAGCCGTGGTAGAAGAAGTAGGCTTTAAAGGAGGAAAACCATTAATTATCCTTTCAAGAACTTCACCTAAATTTTTGGAAAAACTGTTTGAATTTGAGATTCCTGAAATATATGATGGATTAATAACCATTAAGAAAACAGTTCGTATACCGGGAGAAAAAGCCAAAGTAGCAGTAGAATCCTATGATGACAGAATAGATCCGGTAGGAGCATGTGTCGGTATGAAAGGATCTAGAATCCATTCAATTGTAAGAGAATTGAGAAATGAAAATATAGATGTAATCAGTTATACCAACAATCAGCAATTATTTATCCAAAGAGCTTTAAGTCCCGCAAAAGTATCTTCCATGGAATTAGACGAAGAAAACAAACATGCAGTAGTTTTCTTAAGACCGGAAGAAGTGTCTAAAGCGATAGGTAAAGGTGGACAAAATATTAAATTGGCTAGTTGGTTAACAGGATATGAGATTGATGTACGAAGAGATGAGCCGGAAGAAGAAGATATTGAATTGACAGAATTTTCCGATGAAATAGAAAGCTGGATTATTGAAGAATTGAAAAAAGTAGGATTAGATACAGCACGATCTGTATTAGAAAAAGATGTAAATGATTTATTAGAACTTACGGATTTAGAAGAAGAAACCATTATAGATGTGATCCGTATTTTAAAAGAAGAATTTGAAGAATAA
- a CDS encoding SusC/RagA family TonB-linked outer membrane protein, producing MRKELKILSVLGLCLSGQFAFGQIKGNVQEADGEPAIGAKVEIKGTNTFTRTDDDGNFELSAGKVGDVLVITNLEEESEEVIAKDDLAFKFSKKIEKKDEKEIEEVVVLGFGRIRDAKDVVGTASVVKGSDISNAPIASFDKALAGRVSGLSVNSSTGQPGGLAQIRLRGVTSVNGNNNPIYIIDGVRISSGNLTNNRNKSETDPSTNVLATINPNDIESYTVLKDAAATSLYGADAGAGVIVITTKKGKNGKAKFSVDLERGFGKKAVKGPKSITPGTWNRVLTEAVKNKRNLTEQEAIDYINNELAPKETTLPLWDGKTEVPDWTKLVERDYTSQNSLNIGVTGGSDKLKYASSLNYFSQEGTVRSTDFDRVSGRLATDYKATDQLTIRTDINAAYTKQNSVLNGGYFSNPLLTKYFMLPTDPAKNPDGSYNLGEGGRMFNGMFNAAYLLENNYITTKTARVFANIQGEYKIINNLRYVINFAPEYINMERDKYDNPIHGDGANTNGRMINERVRYFNWNVQNILNYFFTVGENHHFDTRIIQEAYKKDYKYLSTSNTTLGRLGLYSTDNFVKNEETTGNGYIATRNAYAANVSYDYSKKYFLDGTIRREALNNFGSGNKWGTFWSVGAAYDISNERFLIGSSIDLLKIKASYGELGNQLLYDDLNSFAQYGYDLNYNDAAGGYIYQLGYKDFTWEKIRQFDAGFETEFFNHRLNFSASYFHKKTKDLIFPKGISLTTGFSTVLVNAGDMVNKGIELDLGGTIIKSDTPDGFNWYLSGNFTYVKNEVTNLPLGESITGVNIVRKGEAVKSWYMRKWAGVNPTTGEGQWYVNGKGGEVTTDYNKAERAVQGTTLPKYMAGISTDLSYKRISLSATFSGNFGHKIYDGWRNYTTSDGQYIHIYGGYEEQGDFWTPDNPHASNPKPILTNSSKSNYSSTRFLYDGDFIRLRDLTIGYTFSKSVLDDIGLTNLKIYLRGTNIWTYCFDSKVRHLKIEPEQNVNGGGSNFEQPILKTFTVGVNVGF from the coding sequence ATGAGGAAAGAACTTAAAATTTTAAGTGTGCTAGGATTGTGCTTATCCGGTCAATTTGCTTTTGGGCAAATTAAAGGAAATGTACAAGAGGCTGATGGTGAACCTGCCATAGGAGCAAAGGTCGAAATTAAGGGAACGAATACTTTTACAAGAACCGATGATGACGGTAATTTTGAATTATCAGCAGGAAAAGTTGGGGATGTTTTAGTAATTACGAATTTAGAAGAAGAATCTGAAGAAGTAATAGCAAAAGATGATTTAGCATTTAAATTTTCTAAAAAAATCGAGAAAAAAGACGAAAAGGAAATTGAAGAAGTAGTTGTTTTAGGATTCGGTAGAATAAGAGATGCTAAAGATGTGGTAGGAACAGCATCTGTGGTAAAAGGATCTGACATATCAAATGCCCCGATTGCATCATTTGATAAAGCCTTAGCAGGAAGAGTTTCAGGTTTATCAGTAAACTCCTCTACAGGTCAGCCGGGTGGACTTGCACAAATAAGATTGAGAGGAGTTACCTCTGTGAACGGAAATAACAATCCGATTTACATCATTGACGGGGTAAGAATTTCTTCAGGTAATTTAACCAATAACCGTAACAAATCCGAAACAGACCCTTCAACGAATGTTTTAGCAACTATAAATCCCAATGATATAGAATCTTATACGGTCTTAAAAGATGCAGCAGCTACCTCTTTGTATGGTGCTGATGCAGGAGCTGGGGTTATTGTGATAACTACCAAAAAAGGAAAAAACGGGAAAGCTAAATTTTCAGTTGACTTGGAAAGAGGTTTTGGAAAAAAAGCGGTAAAAGGCCCAAAATCAATCACTCCGGGAACATGGAACAGAGTTTTAACAGAAGCGGTTAAAAATAAAAGAAATTTAACAGAACAAGAAGCCATCGATTATATAAACAATGAATTGGCTCCAAAAGAAACCACTTTGCCGTTATGGGATGGTAAAACTGAGGTTCCTGATTGGACTAAACTTGTGGAAAGAGATTATACCTCTCAAAACAGTCTAAATATTGGAGTAACCGGAGGTTCAGATAAATTAAAATATGCTTCGTCTCTTAATTATTTCTCACAAGAAGGTACTGTAAGAAGTACAGACTTTGATAGAGTAAGTGGGAGATTAGCAACTGATTATAAAGCTACAGATCAATTAACCATCCGTACAGATATCAATGCGGCTTATACCAAACAAAATAGTGTTTTAAACGGAGGATATTTTTCAAATCCATTATTAACTAAATACTTTATGCTGCCAACTGACCCTGCTAAAAATCCGGATGGAAGTTACAATTTAGGAGAAGGCGGAAGAATGTTTAACGGTATGTTTAATGCCGCGTATTTATTGGAAAATAACTACATAACCACTAAAACAGCCAGAGTTTTTGCTAATATACAAGGTGAGTACAAGATTATTAATAATTTAAGATATGTAATAAATTTTGCACCGGAGTATATAAACATGGAAAGAGATAAATATGATAATCCAATTCATGGAGACGGAGCAAATACAAACGGAAGAATGATTAATGAAAGAGTGCGATATTTTAACTGGAATGTTCAGAATATTTTAAATTACTTTTTCACAGTAGGAGAAAACCATCACTTTGATACACGAATTATACAAGAAGCTTATAAAAAAGACTATAAATACTTAAGCACTTCAAATACTACATTAGGAAGACTGGGGTTATATTCTACAGATAATTTTGTTAAAAATGAAGAAACAACCGGAAATGGCTATATCGCTACTAGAAATGCATATGCAGCGAATGTAAGTTACGATTACAGTAAAAAGTATTTTCTGGATGGAACGATAAGAAGAGAAGCATTAAATAACTTTGGTTCAGGTAATAAATGGGGGACATTCTGGTCTGTAGGAGCGGCTTATGATATTTCCAATGAAAGATTTTTAATCGGATCATCCATTGATTTGTTAAAAATCAAAGCATCATATGGAGAATTAGGAAATCAATTACTATATGACGATTTAAATTCATTTGCACAATATGGATATGATTTAAATTATAATGATGCTGCGGGAGGATATATCTATCAATTAGGATATAAAGATTTCACTTGGGAAAAAATCAGACAGTTTGATGCAGGTTTCGAAACTGAATTTTTTAATCACAGATTGAATTTTTCAGCTTCATACTTTCACAAAAAGACAAAAGATTTAATATTCCCTAAAGGTATATCATTAACCACAGGATTCTCTACCGTATTAGTTAATGCCGGAGATATGGTAAACAAAGGGATTGAATTAGATTTAGGGGGAACAATAATCAAATCAGATACCCCTGACGGGTTCAACTGGTATCTATCCGGTAATTTCACTTACGTAAAAAATGAAGTAACAAATCTTCCGTTAGGTGAATCTATTACAGGGGTAAATATTGTTAGAAAAGGAGAAGCCGTAAAAAGTTGGTATATGAGGAAATGGGCGGGAGTTAACCCTACTACAGGAGAAGGACAATGGTATGTAAATGGAAAAGGAGGAGAAGTAACTACCGATTATAATAAAGCAGAAAGAGCCGTTCAAGGAACTACACTTCCAAAATACATGGCAGGGATTTCAACAGATCTATCTTATAAAAGAATATCTTTATCTGCAACCTTCAGTGGTAATTTCGGACATAAAATATATGATGGATGGAGAAATTACACTACGAGTGACGGACAATATATACATATATATGGAGGATATGAAGAACAAGGCGATTTCTGGACGCCGGATAATCCTCATGCTTCAAATCCAAAACCAATACTTACCAATTCTTCAAAATCCAACTATTCATCAACCAGATTTTTATATGATGGCGATTTCATCAGATTAAGAGACTTAACCATCGGATATACTTTTTCAAAATCAGTATTGGATGATATAGGATTAACTAACCTTAAAATATATCTACGAGGAACCAATATTTGGACCTATTGTTTTGACAGTAAAGTAAGGCATCTGAAAATAGAACCTGAACAAAATGTCAATGGAGGAGGAAGTAACTTTGAACAACCTATATTAAAAACATTTACTGTTGGAGTTAATGTTGGATTTTAA
- the rimP gene encoding ribosome assembly cofactor RimP, producing the protein MALEEKVNVLLEEFLQTRADLFLISCKVSQTNKIEVTIDGDEGVSVQDCLDCSRAIENNLDREEEDFELSVYSYGITNPLLYPRQYVKNKGRDLQIITIENRELNGTIVDADEEKVVLTWKERRAKEVGKGKVTIEVKEEIFYSNIKRATINIKF; encoded by the coding sequence ATGGCATTGGAAGAGAAAGTAAATGTATTATTAGAAGAATTTCTTCAAACTAGAGCAGATTTGTTTTTAATATCTTGTAAAGTTTCTCAAACTAATAAAATAGAAGTTACCATAGACGGAGACGAAGGAGTTTCTGTGCAAGATTGTTTAGATTGCAGTAGAGCAATTGAAAATAACTTAGACAGAGAAGAAGAAGATTTTGAATTGTCAGTCTATTCTTACGGTATAACCAATCCTTTATTATATCCAAGACAGTATGTGAAAAATAAGGGAAGGGATCTACAGATTATTACTATAGAAAATAGAGAGCTAAATGGAACTATAGTTGATGCAGACGAAGAAAAAGTAGTTCTTACATGGAAGGAAAGAAGGGCTAAAGAAGTAGGTAAAGGAAAAGTAACTATAGAAGTCAAAGAAGAAATATTTTACAGCAATATAAAAAGAGCAACAATTAATATAAAATTTTAA
- the infB gene encoding translation initiation factor IF-2 translates to MSGIRLSKVLKDLNISLDRAVEYLHSQNVGIEKNPNVKLDQKAYQLLVTEFSEDKMKKDASLDVVINKIPERRKEEKVEQPEIFKVKADEIAAPKTIGKIDLDAHRKTKKDFRKEKEKEEEKVTSSQNVEQKEAKPVEEKKSGIKIVGKISPEDLQRAKEPTHPVKKQKEKNAEEQPKQEIKEEKKSEKPQVVSSPPVVEENEKKSQDDEPEKLETQYQKLDGPKITGQKIDLTQFQKPKKVNKENSNSEKKKRKRIVKDSKVDVNAVAKSINNNGDKKGGSGQGQNKNFKKGGGNRRPNSGGGNRNVRPAELTDEQVKNQIKETLEKLTSKGGKSKSSKFRRDKRIQRREQEAELHEQERKDNTLKVTEFITVNELASLMNVAATEIISACFSLGVMVTMNQRLDADTMVLVADEFGYKIEFTDSEVDDSAIEEEQDKEEDLVTRAPIVTVMGHVDHGKTSLLDYIRNTNVIAGESGGITQHIGAYNVKLSNGQKITFLDTPGHEAFTAMRARGAQVTDLAIIVVAADDNVMPQTKEAISHAQAAGVPMIFAINKIDKPNSNPDKIKEELSQMNLLVEDWGGNIQSQEISAKFGTNVDILLEKVLLEAEILDLKANPNRLSNGVVIEAALDKGRGYVSTILVQNGTLRVGDYILAGKNHGKVRAMMDERGKPMKEAGPSVPVTVLGLDGAPTAGDKFRVFEDEKEAKQIANKREQLIREQSIRTQKHITLDEIGRRIALGDFKELNIILKGDVDGSVEALTDSLQKLSNDQIQINIIHKGVGQITESDILLAAASDAILIGFNIRPNQSARELAEREEIEIRTYSIIYDVINDVKEAMEGMLSPEIREQIIGNVEIRETFKISKVGTIAGCMVLDGTINRNSKIRIIREGIVVYTGELESLKRFKDDVKEVSKGYECGLNIKNYNDIQIGDLLEVYEEVEVKKKLKI, encoded by the coding sequence ATGTCGGGTATTCGATTAAGTAAAGTATTAAAAGACCTTAATATCTCTCTTGACAGAGCAGTAGAATATTTACATTCTCAAAATGTCGGGATTGAGAAAAACCCTAACGTAAAGTTAGATCAAAAAGCGTATCAGCTCTTAGTTACTGAATTCTCAGAAGATAAAATGAAAAAAGATGCGTCTTTAGATGTGGTCATAAACAAAATTCCGGAAAGAAGAAAGGAAGAGAAGGTGGAGCAACCGGAAATATTTAAGGTTAAAGCCGATGAAATAGCTGCACCTAAAACAATAGGTAAAATAGACCTAGATGCTCATAGAAAGACTAAAAAAGATTTTAGAAAAGAGAAAGAAAAAGAAGAAGAAAAAGTAACTTCCTCTCAAAATGTTGAGCAAAAAGAAGCTAAACCTGTAGAAGAAAAAAAATCGGGTATTAAAATAGTTGGAAAAATATCTCCTGAAGACCTGCAAAGAGCTAAGGAACCTACACATCCGGTTAAAAAACAGAAAGAGAAAAATGCAGAAGAGCAGCCGAAACAGGAAATTAAAGAAGAAAAAAAATCAGAAAAACCACAGGTCGTTTCTTCTCCACCGGTAGTTGAAGAGAATGAAAAAAAATCACAAGACGACGAACCTGAAAAGTTAGAAACCCAATACCAAAAGTTGGACGGACCTAAAATTACAGGTCAAAAGATTGATTTAACACAATTTCAAAAACCTAAAAAAGTCAATAAAGAAAATTCAAATTCTGAGAAAAAGAAAAGAAAAAGAATTGTTAAAGACTCTAAAGTTGATGTAAATGCGGTTGCTAAATCAATAAACAACAACGGAGATAAAAAAGGCGGATCAGGTCAAGGACAAAATAAAAACTTTAAAAAAGGCGGAGGAAACAGACGTCCAAATTCAGGCGGAGGAAACAGAAATGTTCGTCCTGCAGAATTAACGGATGAACAAGTAAAAAATCAAATAAAAGAAACCTTAGAAAAATTAACCTCCAAAGGAGGAAAATCTAAAAGTTCAAAATTCAGAAGAGATAAAAGAATTCAAAGAAGAGAGCAAGAAGCTGAATTACACGAACAAGAAAGAAAAGATAACACCCTAAAAGTAACTGAGTTTATCACTGTTAACGAGTTGGCGAGTCTAATGAATGTTGCAGCAACTGAAATTATTTCTGCATGTTTTTCTTTAGGTGTTATGGTAACCATGAATCAACGGTTAGATGCTGATACCATGGTATTGGTAGCCGATGAGTTTGGTTATAAAATTGAATTTACCGATTCTGAAGTAGATGATTCTGCTATTGAAGAAGAACAAGATAAAGAAGAAGATTTGGTTACAAGAGCTCCAATCGTTACAGTGATGGGACATGTGGACCACGGAAAAACTTCTTTGCTGGATTATATAAGAAATACCAATGTAATTGCCGGTGAATCCGGAGGGATTACACAACATATAGGGGCTTATAATGTTAAGCTTTCCAATGGGCAAAAAATCACATTTTTAGATACACCCGGACACGAAGCCTTTACCGCCATGCGTGCAAGGGGTGCTCAAGTAACCGATTTAGCAATTATCGTAGTTGCAGCAGATGATAATGTGATGCCTCAAACCAAAGAAGCGATCAGTCACGCTCAAGCAGCGGGAGTTCCTATGATATTTGCAATTAATAAAATTGATAAGCCTAATTCCAACCCTGATAAAATCAAGGAAGAATTATCGCAAATGAACTTATTAGTAGAAGATTGGGGAGGTAATATTCAATCCCAAGAAATTTCCGCTAAGTTTGGAACCAATGTTGATATTCTACTTGAAAAAGTATTATTAGAAGCTGAAATATTGGATTTAAAAGCCAATCCTAACCGTTTATCTAATGGAGTGGTTATTGAAGCAGCCTTAGATAAAGGAAGAGGTTATGTATCAACCATATTAGTACAAAATGGGACTTTACGTGTTGGAGACTACATTTTGGCGGGAAAAAATCACGGGAAAGTAAGAGCCATGATGGATGAAAGAGGAAAACCGATGAAAGAAGCCGGTCCATCAGTTCCCGTTACGGTTTTAGGTTTAGATGGAGCGCCAACTGCAGGGGATAAATTTAGGGTATTTGAGGATGAGAAAGAAGCAAAACAAATTGCTAACAAGCGAGAGCAATTAATCAGAGAACAATCCATAAGAACTCAAAAACATATCACCTTAGATGAAATTGGAAGAAGAATTGCCTTAGGTGATTTTAAAGAATTAAACATTATCCTGAAAGGAGATGTAGATGGTTCAGTAGAAGCATTAACAGATTCTTTACAAAAATTATCTAATGATCAGATACAAATCAATATCATCCATAAAGGAGTTGGACAGATTACAGAGTCTGATATCTTATTAGCGGCAGCTTCAGATGCCATATTAATTGGATTTAACATTCGTCCAAACCAAAGTGCCAGAGAATTAGCAGAAAGAGAAGAAATCGAAATTAGAACCTATTCCATTATCTATGACGTAATTAACGATGTTAAAGAAGCTATGGAAGGTATGCTTTCTCCTGAAATCAGAGAACAAATTATTGGAAATGTTGAAATCAGAGAAACCTTTAAAATTTCCAAAGTGGGTACTATTGCCGGATGTATGGTTTTAGATGGAACTATTAACAGAAACTCTAAAATACGTATCATTAGAGAAGGCATAGTAGTATATACCGGTGAGCTTGAAAGCTTAAAAAGATTTAAAGATGATGTAAAAGAAGTAAGCAAAGGATACGAATGTGGATTGAATATTAAGAATTATAATGATATTCAGATAGGAGATTTATTGGAAGTATACGAAGAAGTAGAAGTTAAGAAAAAATTGAAGATTTAA
- a CDS encoding PorV/PorQ family protein: protein MKGKILKKITLSFIIWAVHFNINLHAQAFRKYSNEFLNIGADARAFGMGNSVIASVSDVNAGYWNPAGLTEVRDAWQGALMHAEYFQSIAKYEYAAAAIPLNSGTEGTFGFSLYRFAVDDIMNTTQLIDNQGNIDYNKISRFSTADYAFMASYAGNLFNDPNLSIGANAKIVYRHIGKFANAFGFGLDAGLQYRTQDQFYFGIMARDITTTFNAWSVNEKKLNKLELDGETLNEAPKDKIELTMPKLKLGAAKKFDLNDKFGLLAELDLNFEFDKNNDWLSSEALSMSPSLGIELDYDHVVFVRAGLNNMQYETRFDDSRKLTIQPNAGIGFRYKGVTVDYALTNIGNSSVALYSNIFSVKIDMAEFIK from the coding sequence TTGAAAGGGAAAATTTTAAAAAAAATTACTTTAAGCTTCATCATTTGGGCTGTTCATTTTAATATAAATCTTCATGCGCAAGCATTTAGAAAGTATTCAAATGAATTTCTAAATATAGGAGCAGATGCTCGTGCATTTGGGATGGGAAATTCAGTGATAGCTAGTGTATCGGATGTAAATGCAGGATATTGGAATCCGGCAGGGTTGACGGAAGTCAGAGATGCTTGGCAAGGAGCTTTGATGCATGCAGAATATTTTCAATCCATCGCCAAATATGAATATGCTGCGGCAGCAATTCCTTTAAACAGTGGAACGGAAGGAACGTTTGGTTTTTCACTCTACCGATTTGCGGTTGATGATATTATGAATACTACTCAATTGATCGATAATCAAGGGAATATAGATTACAATAAAATAAGTCGATTTTCAACGGCAGATTATGCTTTTATGGCCTCCTATGCCGGTAATTTATTCAATGACCCTAATCTTTCAATAGGAGCAAATGCAAAAATAGTATATAGGCATATCGGTAAATTTGCCAATGCATTCGGTTTTGGATTAGACGCGGGATTACAATATCGAACCCAAGACCAATTTTATTTTGGAATTATGGCTAGAGATATAACAACCACTTTTAATGCTTGGTCCGTAAATGAAAAAAAATTAAATAAATTAGAATTAGACGGAGAAACACTTAATGAAGCGCCTAAAGATAAAATAGAGTTAACCATGCCTAAATTAAAATTAGGCGCAGCCAAAAAATTCGATTTAAATGATAAATTCGGGCTGTTGGCTGAGTTAGATTTAAATTTTGAATTTGATAAAAATAATGATTGGCTTTCATCAGAAGCGTTAAGTATGTCCCCATCTTTAGGGATAGAATTAGATTATGATCATGTGGTTTTTGTACGAGCGGGTTTAAATAATATGCAATATGAAACCCGTTTTGACGATTCAAGAAAATTAACAATTCAGCCCAATGCAGGTATAGGGTTTCGTTATAAAGGAGTAACGGTAGATTATGCACTAACTAATATCGGAAATTCTTCAGTCGCATTATATTCTAATATATTTTCAGTTAAAATCGATATGGCTGAGTTTATTAAATAA